A single region of the Desulfovibrionales bacterium genome encodes:
- the pstC gene encoding phosphate ABC transporter permease subunit PstC: MLKIEGIMPGMVSKANKSPLPPLNKGGIRDDFKTGGFGWRRTKERLIASFFFFNGIISIIVLLGIFSLLFSEGLPAFKEIHFSEFFQSTWNPTSYVKATYGLGAIMVSTLIVTFGALLIAVPVGLACAAYLAEIASPRVREVLKPIIEILAGIPSVVLGFLGIVVVNPLIAGAFGLPNGLNALNGCILLAIMSLPTIISLSEDAIGAVPKTYKDASLALGASRWQTLVRVTIPAALSGIIASIMLGMGRAIGETMTVLMATGNAQAMPHSFLDAVRTMTATIAIELGEVPFGSAHYHALFVIGFVLFVMTFLVNLISDIILQKYQEVEQ, translated from the coding sequence AACAGGGGGGTTCGGCTGGAGAAGGACTAAAGAACGGCTGATCGCCTCCTTTTTCTTCTTTAACGGGATCATTTCCATCATCGTCCTTTTGGGTATTTTTTCTCTGCTCTTCAGCGAAGGCCTGCCTGCCTTCAAGGAAATCCATTTTTCCGAGTTCTTTCAGTCCACCTGGAATCCCACCTCTTATGTAAAGGCTACATATGGCCTGGGGGCCATAATGGTTAGTACGCTCATAGTCACCTTTGGCGCCCTTTTGATCGCGGTGCCGGTTGGTCTGGCCTGCGCAGCTTATCTGGCTGAGATTGCTTCGCCGCGCGTCAGGGAGGTTCTCAAACCGATTATCGAGATACTGGCCGGGATTCCCTCCGTGGTATTAGGCTTTTTAGGAATAGTGGTTGTCAATCCACTTATTGCCGGGGCCTTTGGCCTCCCCAATGGCTTGAACGCCTTAAATGGATGTATCCTCCTGGCCATTATGAGCCTGCCGACTATTATCAGCCTTTCTGAGGATGCGATTGGTGCGGTTCCAAAGACTTATAAGGATGCCTCGTTAGCATTAGGGGCGAGCCGCTGGCAGACGTTGGTACGCGTCACTATCCCGGCCGCGCTCTCCGGGATTATCGCCTCCATTATGCTGGGGATGGGGAGGGCGATCGGGGAGACCATGACCGTCCTTATGGCCACGGGCAACGCTCAGGCCATGCCCCACTCGTTTCTGGACGCCGTGCGCACCATGACGGCCACGATCGCCATCGAACTCGGCGAGGTTCCCTTTGGCTCGGCCCATTATCACGCCCTTTTTGTTATCGGCTTTGTCTTGTTTGTAATGACCTTTCTGGTTAATCTCATCTCCGATATTATCCTCCAGAAGTACCAGGAGGTGGAGCAGTAA
- a CDS encoding DNA translocase FtsK, whose protein sequence is MPGESSPKPSLKQEALAVIGFALALFLLAGLLSYTPEDPSFGQYNTGEARNWVGTVGAHVAALLFDVFGLAVFWLPVLPVVIALRLLKPEVVARQVAYLVLGWLFLLVTTCNLFSLIWGPGRVTIFSTSYVAGGIVGEVMARAFTMKLNKFGAYLVSVTFFILSLMMATGLSVYLLWHRTRDKMEVLTGKLKSANRARKAEPAKPGEKKEAPRIAEPVHSEKTEIVLPPVQEELPFMRLAGDFKLPPLSLLDVPLKEERERNKESLLANARLLENRLADFGVAGKVTEICPGPVITMYEFEPAAGVKINRVTSLADDLALALRAGNIRIVAPIPGKSVIGIEIPNTYRESVYLGEILGSEVFSGAASKLTMALGKDIVGQPVVTDLAKMPHLLIAGATGAGKSVFLNATICSILFKSTPDQVRFLMIDPKRIELSAYGDIPHLLHPVVTEPKKATKALGWAVAEMERRYILLEEKKAKNIDKYNHNNDNPLPYIIIVIDELADLMLVSSHEVEEHITRLAQMARAAGIHLLVATQRPSVDVLTGVIKANFPTRISFQVSSKTDSRTILDTGGAENLLGAGDMLFLPPGTAKLQRIHGAYISEAEIMRVVDFLKGQKEPAYDETILKVEETEEETEDGADYDEKYEEAVQLVLETRQASISMIQRRLRVGYNRAARMIETMEREGIVGPADGSKPREVLVHNLG, encoded by the coding sequence ATGCCTGGAGAATCATCCCCTAAACCATCTTTAAAGCAGGAGGCCCTGGCGGTCATCGGCTTTGCCCTGGCGCTTTTCCTCTTGGCCGGCCTTTTATCTTATACGCCGGAAGATCCCTCCTTTGGCCAATATAACACAGGGGAGGCCCGCAACTGGGTCGGTACGGTTGGGGCTCATGTGGCGGCCCTGTTATTTGACGTATTTGGGCTGGCCGTTTTCTGGCTGCCGGTTCTTCCGGTCGTCATCGCCTTGCGCCTCCTGAAGCCGGAGGTCGTAGCCAGGCAGGTCGCTTATCTGGTGTTGGGATGGCTTTTCTTGCTGGTCACCACGTGCAACCTCTTTTCCCTTATCTGGGGGCCGGGCCGGGTAACTATTTTTTCAACGTCCTATGTCGCCGGTGGTATTGTAGGCGAGGTGATGGCCCGGGCTTTTACCATGAAATTAAACAAGTTTGGGGCCTACCTGGTATCGGTCACCTTTTTTATCCTGTCTCTTATGATGGCTACCGGTCTCTCCGTCTATCTTTTATGGCATAGGACAAGGGATAAAATGGAGGTATTGACCGGGAAACTGAAATCAGCAAACAGGGCCAGAAAGGCAGAACCCGCTAAACCGGGTGAAAAAAAGGAGGCGCCGCGCATCGCGGAGCCTGTACACAGTGAGAAGACTGAGATAGTCTTGCCTCCGGTCCAGGAAGAGCTGCCGTTTATGCGCTTGGCCGGTGATTTCAAGCTGCCGCCCCTTTCCCTGCTCGATGTCCCGCTTAAAGAAGAGCGGGAAAGAAACAAGGAGAGTCTCCTGGCCAATGCCCGGCTACTGGAGAACAGGCTGGCCGATTTTGGCGTTGCCGGTAAGGTGACGGAGATATGTCCGGGGCCGGTCATCACCATGTATGAATTCGAGCCGGCTGCCGGTGTGAAGATCAACCGGGTTACCTCATTGGCCGATGATCTGGCCCTGGCCCTGCGGGCCGGGAATATACGGATTGTTGCCCCGATACCGGGGAAATCGGTTATAGGGATTGAGATCCCCAATACCTACAGGGAATCGGTTTACCTGGGGGAAATCTTGGGAAGTGAGGTCTTTTCCGGCGCCGCATCGAAATTGACTATGGCCCTGGGCAAGGATATCGTCGGCCAGCCGGTAGTGACCGACCTGGCTAAAATGCCCCACCTTCTGATCGCCGGGGCCACCGGCGCGGGAAAGAGCGTATTTCTTAATGCCACCATCTGCAGCATCCTTTTTAAATCCACTCCGGACCAGGTGCGTTTCCTGATGATCGATCCCAAACGGATTGAGCTTTCGGCCTACGGGGATATACCGCACCTCCTGCACCCGGTAGTTACCGAGCCGAAGAAGGCTACAAAAGCCTTGGGCTGGGCGGTAGCCGAGATGGAACGCCGGTACATACTGCTCGAAGAGAAAAAGGCCAAGAACATTGATAAGTACAACCATAATAATGACAACCCTCTTCCTTACATCATTATTGTAATTGATGAATTGGCCGACCTTATGCTTGTTTCCTCCCACGAGGTGGAAGAACATATAACCCGTCTGGCCCAGATGGCCCGGGCCGCGGGTATTCACCTGCTGGTGGCCACTCAACGTCCTTCGGTGGATGTCCTGACCGGTGTGATCAAGGCCAATTTCCCGACGCGCATTTCCTTCCAGGTATCATCCAAGACAGATTCGCGGACTATTCTGGATACCGGCGGGGCTGAAAATCTACTGGGCGCCGGTGATATGCTCTTTCTCCCCCCAGGTACGGCTAAATTGCAGCGTATTCACGGGGCCTATATATCCGAAGCGGAGATCATGCGGGTGGTTGACTTCCTGAAAGGGCAGAAGGAGCCGGCCTATGACGAAACAATATTGAAGGTAGAAGAAACGGAAGAGGAAACGGAAGACGGCGCCGACTACGATGAAAAATATGAAGAGGCGGTGCAGTTGGTACTGGAGACCAGGCAGGCCTCTATCTCCATGATCCAGCGGCGTCTGCGGGTGGGTTACAACCGGGCGGCGCGCATGATCGAGACCATGGAAAGAGAAGGTATCGTTGGCCCGGCAGATGGGAGCAAACCACGTGAGGTCCTTGTACACAACCTGGGTTAG
- the rnhA gene encoding ribonuclease HI encodes MDQTKVVEIFTDGACSGNPGPGGWGVILRSGKYEKELSGFSPDTTNNRMELLAAIRALESLKKPCRVILTTDSSYLKNGITVWIHDWKKRGWRKSNKKPVENVDLWQRLDTLASQHNIEWCWIRGHQGHPENDRADRLAVSAIKKGLGGEMDVDSLRP; translated from the coding sequence TTGGATCAAACAAAAGTGGTAGAAATATTTACAGACGGGGCCTGCAGCGGAAACCCCGGGCCGGGCGGATGGGGCGTTATCCTGCGCTCCGGGAAATACGAAAAGGAGCTATCCGGATTCAGTCCGGACACCACTAATAACCGCATGGAGCTTCTGGCCGCCATACGGGCGCTGGAAAGCCTGAAAAAACCGTGCCGGGTTATATTAACCACGGATTCGTCCTACCTCAAAAACGGCATTACCGTCTGGATTCACGACTGGAAAAAAAGGGGCTGGCGTAAGAGCAATAAAAAGCCGGTGGAAAATGTGGATCTGTGGCAGCGGCTGGACACTCTGGCATCCCAACACAATATCGAATGGTGCTGGATTCGCGGCCATCAGGGACACCCGGAAAATGACCGCGCCGACCGGTTAGCGGTTTCCGCCATCAAAAAGGGCCTGGGCGGTGAGATGGATGTGGACAGCCTCCGGCCTTGA
- a CDS encoding P-loop NTPase: protein MVQHKMWAIGGGKGGVGKSVLTLALSIWLAKLGRKVTVVDADLGGANLHILLGIRYPSVTLQDFISKKVDRLSDILIDTPHENLKLICGADDMLSLANPKYTQKMRLLNQLNNLPTDFVILDLGAGTSYNVLDFFLYATGKIAVFTPQATSLQNVYGFIKSSLLRRLSREFSQNEALSSLITRFAGGSGGEKISSMSELKHIVREVSEENYIRLCRITDSFDVKIVANMVKKDKDREASKVVRTVTEKYLDIHLTDLGFVQYDPEIERSVNRMVPFLLDNSKSQAALSTYQMAYEILRETAAISAGNEGVSPGSLHPNPGSAVSLP from the coding sequence ATGGTGCAGCATAAAATGTGGGCTATAGGGGGAGGAAAGGGCGGGGTGGGCAAAAGCGTCCTGACTCTGGCCCTGAGCATCTGGCTGGCCAAACTGGGCAGGAAGGTAACAGTGGTTGACGCCGACCTGGGAGGGGCGAATCTTCACATTTTACTCGGCATACGTTATCCAAGCGTAACCCTCCAGGATTTTATCAGCAAGAAAGTGGATAGATTGAGTGACATCCTCATCGATACGCCTCACGAAAATCTGAAACTGATCTGTGGGGCTGATGACATGCTGAGCCTTGCCAATCCTAAATATACACAGAAGATGAGACTGCTTAACCAGCTAAATAACCTGCCTACTGATTTTGTTATTCTTGATCTGGGGGCGGGTACTTCGTATAACGTCCTGGATTTCTTCCTTTATGCGACAGGAAAGATTGCTGTATTTACCCCCCAGGCTACTTCTCTTCAGAACGTTTATGGTTTCATCAAAAGCAGCCTTCTAAGGCGGTTATCGCGGGAATTCTCCCAAAACGAGGCGCTTTCGTCTCTGATAACCAGGTTTGCCGGCGGCTCCGGAGGGGAAAAGATAAGTTCCATGAGCGAGTTGAAACATATAGTCCGGGAGGTTAGCGAAGAAAACTACATAAGACTTTGTCGGATAACAGACAGCTTCGATGTCAAGATCGTGGCTAATATGGTAAAAAAGGACAAAGACCGCGAGGCCTCTAAAGTAGTGCGGACGGTCACTGAAAAATATCTGGATATCCATCTGACCGATCTTGGTTTTGTGCAATATGATCCGGAGATTGAGAGATCGGTAAACAGAATGGTTCCGTTTCTTTTAGATAACAGTAAAAGCCAGGCGGCATTATCAACATACCAGATGGCTTATGAAATTCTAAGGGAGACTGCGGCAATATCTGCCGGGAACGAGGGTGTTAGCCCTGGTTCATTGCATCCAAATCCGGGCTCTGCCGTAAGCCTGCCTTAA
- a CDS encoding PilZ domain-containing protein — translation MDPSERRREKRHEIYHPIKILIVDPEWVQYGLPARYDGFVSNLSMAGMCIYLQEAYNPLGIDDLLGRRIKIEINIPFVSQRFFLLGEVRWGTRAGQARHVVMLGMQFVEMTRFHLQNIEKFLAVDAKDHNMLWDLWDSLGISE, via the coding sequence GTGGATCCTTCCGAACGCCGTCGCGAGAAGCGTCACGAGATTTATCATCCGATAAAAATTCTTATAGTTGATCCTGAATGGGTGCAGTACGGCCTTCCGGCCAGGTATGATGGGTTTGTCAGCAACCTGTCCATGGCGGGCATGTGCATATATCTCCAGGAGGCTTATAATCCTTTGGGCATAGACGATCTCCTGGGAAGACGGATCAAGATAGAGATAAACATCCCCTTCGTGAGTCAGCGTTTTTTTTTGCTGGGAGAAGTCCGGTGGGGGACACGTGCAGGCCAGGCCAGGCATGTAGTCATGCTGGGCATGCAATTCGTAGAGATGACCCGGTTCCACTTACAGAATATAGAAAAATTCCTGGCGGTCGATGCCAAAGACCATAATATGCTCTGGGATCTCTGGGATAGTCTGGGGATCAGTGAATAG
- the pstA gene encoding phosphate ABC transporter permease PstA, with the protein MKKETVETLGFNLFRLGSVLVVLILGLILFDIFYKGIGAISWEFLTAEPRMGMTEGGIFPAIVGTVYVTVITALFAVPLGMFAAIYLNEYAPHGPLTRVIRLSIRNLSGVPSIVYGLFGVAIFVRTLHLGASVLSAGLTLGLLTLPWTITASEEALKTVPKSYRDGALALGATKWQAIRTNVLPYAVPGMLTGTILGLARAAGETAPILFTGAAFFLPFLPDSPFSQFMALPYHLYVLATQHHDVEKVMPLAYGTALVLIALVVGLNLVAVIIRYHFRKKRG; encoded by the coding sequence ATGAAGAAAGAAACGGTGGAGACGCTTGGCTTTAATTTGTTCCGCCTGGGCAGCGTTCTTGTGGTGCTTATTCTGGGACTCATCCTGTTTGATATTTTCTATAAGGGGATCGGCGCCATCTCCTGGGAATTTTTGACGGCGGAACCCCGGATGGGCATGACCGAGGGCGGTATATTTCCGGCGATAGTGGGTACGGTCTATGTTACCGTGATTACAGCCTTGTTTGCGGTTCCGCTGGGCATGTTTGCCGCCATTTATCTTAACGAATATGCCCCGCATGGCCCGCTTACCCGTGTCATACGTCTTTCCATTCGCAATCTCTCCGGCGTTCCCTCCATTGTCTATGGGCTATTCGGTGTGGCTATCTTTGTGCGCACGCTTCATCTTGGCGCCTCCGTGCTGTCGGCGGGGCTTACGCTCGGGCTTCTTACACTTCCCTGGACGATTACGGCCAGCGAAGAGGCCCTCAAAACCGTACCCAAAAGTTACCGCGATGGGGCACTGGCCTTGGGGGCTACCAAGTGGCAGGCCATACGCACCAATGTCTTGCCCTATGCCGTACCCGGAATGCTTACCGGAACGATTCTGGGTCTGGCCAGGGCCGCGGGTGAAACCGCGCCCATCCTCTTTACCGGCGCGGCCTTTTTTCTCCCGTTCCTGCCGGACAGTCCCTTCAGCCAGTTCATGGCCCTGCCTTACCACCTGTATGTCCTGGCCACCCAGCACCATGACGTGGAAAAGGTAATGCCCTTGGCCTATGGCACGGCCCTTGTTTTGATCGCGCTTGTGGTTGGCCTCAATCTGGTCGCGGTAATTATCCGGTATCATTTTCGCAAGAAACGAGGTTAA
- a CDS encoding ATP-binding protein: protein MFSGVPVPNIDKEINRFVGRALHKYNLLSDGDHILVGLSGGKDSLSLLYILNEWKKKTPFPYKLSAAHIDLGFDGTDTGAIEDYCRQLSVPCYVERTNFGPMAHSGENRENPCFLCSRLRRKRLFEIAHTLGANKVALGHNKDDLIETLFLNILYSGEISTMVPRQPFFNGLIAVIRPLAMVDAEKLERFAARLSMPEIKNPCPSAGSSRRKEIREMLKTLYRQNKKVKGNIFHALSNVHPDYLL, encoded by the coding sequence GTGTTTAGCGGTGTCCCGGTGCCGAATATAGATAAAGAAATAAACCGCTTTGTGGGGAGGGCCTTACATAAGTACAATCTTTTGTCCGATGGAGACCATATCCTGGTTGGTCTGTCCGGCGGCAAGGACAGCCTCTCTCTGCTTTATATCCTGAATGAGTGGAAGAAAAAAACGCCCTTTCCATATAAACTTTCGGCTGCGCATATAGACCTTGGTTTTGACGGCACAGATACGGGGGCTATCGAAGATTATTGCCGGCAGCTAAGTGTGCCCTGTTATGTGGAAAGGACAAATTTCGGGCCTATGGCCCACAGCGGGGAAAATCGGGAGAATCCCTGCTTTTTGTGTTCCCGATTACGCCGCAAGCGCCTTTTTGAGATAGCCCATACATTGGGCGCCAACAAGGTCGCCCTTGGGCACAACAAAGACGACCTCATTGAAACACTTTTTCTCAATATACTTTACAGTGGCGAGATAAGCACCATGGTGCCGCGCCAGCCTTTTTTTAACGGACTGATCGCGGTCATACGCCCCCTGGCCATGGTGGATGCAGAAAAACTGGAACGGTTTGCCGCCAGGCTATCCATGCCGGAGATTAAAAATCCCTGTCCGAGCGCGGGGTCTTCCCGCAGAAAAGAAATAAGGGAGATGCTGAAGACACTTTACCGGCAAAACAAGAAAGTGAAAGGCAATATCTTCCATGCCCTGTCCAATGTCCATCCGGATTATCTGCTTTGA
- the pstB gene encoding phosphate ABC transporter ATP-binding protein PstB: MAEEAKIWTEGLNFFYGLVQALHDISIRIPPHKVTAFIGPSGCGKSTFLRCLNRMNETIVGTRIEGKVFIDGHDIYDRSVDVVDIRRRVGMVFQKSNPFPKSIFDNVAYGLRIGGLKDKNKLAEIVEKALIDAAIWDEVKDRLQESAMGLSGGQQQRLCIARALAVEPEVLLMDEPASALDPIATQRIEELIHQLKEKYTIIIVTHNMQQAARVSDITAFFYLGRIIEVDDTETIFTRPKLKQTEDYITGRFG; encoded by the coding sequence ATGGCGGAAGAAGCCAAGATATGGACGGAAGGACTCAACTTTTTTTACGGCCTGGTTCAGGCCCTTCATGATATAAGCATCCGGATACCGCCCCATAAGGTAACGGCATTTATCGGGCCTTCGGGGTGCGGAAAGAGCACCTTTTTGCGTTGCCTGAACCGAATGAATGAGACTATTGTCGGCACGCGCATAGAAGGTAAGGTCTTTATCGATGGACACGATATATATGATCGTTCTGTGGATGTCGTGGATATCCGGCGGCGGGTCGGCATGGTCTTTCAAAAGTCCAATCCATTCCCAAAGTCTATTTTTGACAATGTGGCCTATGGCCTGCGTATTGGCGGCTTAAAGGATAAGAATAAACTGGCCGAGATTGTGGAAAAGGCCCTTATCGATGCCGCCATTTGGGATGAGGTCAAGGATCGGCTTCAGGAATCCGCCATGGGTCTTTCCGGCGGGCAGCAGCAGCGCCTTTGCATCGCCCGGGCCCTGGCAGTTGAACCGGAAGTCCTGCTTATGGATGAGCCGGCATCGGCCCTGGATCCGATTGCCACCCAGCGTATCGAAGAATTAATTCACCAACTCAAAGAAAAATATACTATAATTATCGTCACCCATAATATGCAACAGGCGGCGCGGGTATCAGACATTACTGCGTTTTTTTACCTGGGGCGGATCATTGAGGTTGATGATACGGAGACGATATTTACCAGACCCAAACTCAAACAGACCGAAGATTACATCACCGGCCGATTTGGCTGA
- a CDS encoding outer membrane lipoprotein carrier protein LolA — protein MALVSFFVLALSAGEAFAKPLTVDNIVARLQERYNTIQCIEADFEQETRLTALNQRRLAEGRVYFKKPGCMRWDYLRPDKQEIVTDGKTVWIYITAEKRAYRFDAQAYLQSQLTMDFFLGRGDFKKDFVTVMAPESKKARGDFYILTLLPRYTHPQVSEIKLWIKKDTFLIDSILSKDHFSNTTLLHLKGQRINGPLDDHIFAFSPPKGTEVIDR, from the coding sequence TTGGCCCTTGTCTCGTTCTTTGTTCTGGCCCTTAGCGCCGGGGAGGCATTTGCGAAGCCCCTGACCGTTGATAACATAGTGGCGCGCTTACAGGAGCGCTATAACACCATTCAGTGTATAGAGGCTGATTTTGAACAGGAGACCAGGCTGACGGCCCTCAATCAGCGGCGTCTTGCGGAAGGCAGGGTTTACTTTAAAAAACCGGGGTGTATGCGATGGGATTACTTAAGGCCTGATAAACAGGAGATAGTAACCGACGGAAAGACGGTGTGGATTTATATCACCGCAGAAAAACGTGCCTATAGGTTTGATGCCCAGGCGTACCTGCAATCGCAGCTAACCATGGATTTCTTTTTAGGGCGGGGGGATTTTAAGAAAGATTTTGTTACTGTTATGGCTCCGGAGAGTAAGAAGGCCAGGGGGGATTTTTATATCCTGACGCTCCTGCCGCGTTACACCCACCCGCAGGTGAGTGAGATAAAATTGTGGATTAAAAAAGATACATTCCTTATAGATAGCATACTCTCCAAAGACCATTTCAGCAATACTACTCTCCTTCATCTAAAAGGGCAGCGTATAAACGGCCCCCTGGATGACCACATTTTTGCCTTTTCCCCTCCAAAGGGGACAGAGGTTATAGATAGATAA
- the nadA gene encoding quinolinate synthase NadA — protein MSLEKLQAEVRRLLKEKNAILLAHNYQLPEIQDVADLTGDSLDLSVRAAKTDAKVIVFCGVRFMAETAAILCPDKTVILPRPDAGCEMADMIDAAALRARRLSLPGVPVVTYVNSTAEVKAESDICCTSANAIKVVNSLTDAGVVLMTPDQNLAQYTQRHTDKKIIYWEGYCPIHENLGVEDVLKAKAGHPKALFLAHPECRPEVIDLADAVRSTTGMLAFVRESKAEEFVIGTEVGLLYPLQRQNPMKRFYPASDKMVCEHMKLTRLGDVIAALSELKNVVHVPEQVRVLAQKAVDRMLAVPRD, from the coding sequence ATGTCTCTGGAAAAACTACAGGCGGAAGTCCGCAGACTCCTTAAAGAAAAAAACGCCATACTTCTGGCGCATAATTACCAGCTTCCTGAAATCCAGGATGTTGCCGATCTGACCGGAGATTCTCTGGATCTGAGTGTCAGAGCGGCCAAAACCGACGCCAAAGTGATCGTCTTTTGTGGGGTGCGTTTCATGGCCGAGACCGCAGCTATCCTTTGTCCGGATAAGACTGTTATTTTGCCCCGGCCGGATGCGGGGTGTGAGATGGCGGATATGATCGATGCGGCTGCGCTACGCGCCAGGAGGTTATCTCTTCCCGGGGTTCCGGTGGTTACTTATGTAAACTCCACGGCCGAGGTCAAGGCCGAGAGTGACATCTGCTGTACCTCGGCTAATGCCATAAAAGTAGTCAATTCTTTGACGGATGCCGGCGTAGTCTTAATGACCCCGGATCAAAACTTGGCTCAATATACCCAGCGGCATACAGACAAGAAGATAATATACTGGGAGGGGTACTGTCCGATACATGAAAATTTAGGCGTGGAGGATGTGTTGAAGGCTAAGGCAGGGCATCCGAAGGCATTATTTCTGGCCCATCCCGAGTGCCGTCCGGAGGTTATTGACCTGGCTGATGCCGTACGCAGCACGACGGGCATGCTTGCTTTTGTGCGCGAATCAAAGGCTGAAGAGTTCGTTATCGGCACCGAAGTTGGGCTTCTTTATCCGTTACAGAGGCAAAATCCTATGAAAAGATTTTATCCGGCTTCGGATAAGATGGTCTGTGAACACATGAAGCTTACCCGTCTTGGGGATGTTATTGCGGCGCTTTCTGAGCTTAAGAATGTGGTTCACGTGCCGGAACAAGTTCGTGTCCTGGCCCAAAAAGCAGTGGATCGAATGCTCGCGGTCCCAAGGGATTAA
- a CDS encoding HDOD domain-containing protein — translation MQVDNIKDYVKVKKIREGVGAIDTLPTIPVTLEKIFSILEDENKSARDLENIIKYDQSLSAKIISVANSAFYGLRMQVTTISRAVVAIGFTEVKNLAMSVALMNFFKTKTRFPGFSVDGFWLHSIGVGIVSRMIARITANIDPESLFTCGIVHDIGRVALCAYFPEEFKAILDIKDRENCSMLEAEERYGLKHTLMGRWLAEKWQFPEAFIQTMSCHHHPYEQKTFLPAAGIVQLADILTHRAGMGEEPDDSRTWPVSLLKDLELTEDYVTGVEEGLYSLKDVIKETWGSLISV, via the coding sequence ATGCAAGTGGATAACATTAAGGATTATGTTAAGGTAAAAAAGATTCGCGAGGGTGTGGGGGCGATCGATACCCTGCCTACTATCCCGGTTACCCTTGAGAAGATTTTTTCCATCCTGGAGGATGAGAATAAGTCGGCGCGGGACCTGGAAAATATTATTAAATATGACCAGTCACTGAGCGCCAAGATCATCAGTGTGGCCAATTCGGCCTTTTATGGTCTGCGCATGCAGGTGACCACAATCAGCCGGGCGGTAGTAGCCATCGGATTTACCGAAGTTAAGAATCTGGCTATGAGTGTGGCCTTAATGAATTTTTTTAAGACCAAAACAAGGTTTCCGGGGTTTAGCGTGGATGGATTCTGGCTACATTCCATTGGAGTGGGCATTGTATCGCGCATGATTGCGCGTATTACCGCTAATATTGACCCCGAGTCTTTATTCACCTGCGGCATTGTGCATGATATAGGCAGGGTAGCGCTTTGTGCCTATTTCCCGGAGGAATTCAAGGCCATACTGGATATCAAAGACCGGGAAAATTGTTCCATGCTGGAAGCTGAAGAAAGGTATGGACTTAAGCATACCCTTATGGGGCGATGGTTAGCGGAAAAGTGGCAGTTTCCGGAGGCTTTTATCCAGACTATGTCTTGCCATCACCACCCGTATGAACAAAAGACCTTCCTCCCGGCTGCCGGTATAGTGCAACTGGCGGACATTTTGACGCACCGGGCAGGCATGGGAGAGGAACCTGATGACAGCCGGACATGGCCCGTTTCGTTGCTTAAGGATCTGGAGTTAACCGAGGATTATGTTACAGGCGTAGAAGAAGGGCTCTACTCCCTTAAGGATGTAATAAAAGAGACCTGGGGGTCGCTTATTTCCGTATAA
- the phoU gene encoding phosphate signaling complex protein PhoU, protein MPTTFHQELANLKIKLLEMSSLVEELLKDTILAFNKRNVYAAHCVIDKDEVIDRLENEIDHQCLKLLALQQPMAIDLRFITTAMRINIDLERMGDQAVNIAERVVLMAEEPFMIKPLGLNRMAGNCQEMLREAIDSFVNQDTRIAASVCARDDVIDNLYLKVVCDILEHMMNDPSTISQGVHLLIVALNLERIADLATNIAEDVIFMVEGRVIRHVGEPGKEGVKKAES, encoded by the coding sequence ATGCCCACCACCTTCCACCAAGAACTGGCAAATTTAAAGATCAAGCTCCTGGAGATGTCTTCTCTGGTTGAGGAATTATTGAAAGACACCATCCTTGCATTCAACAAGCGCAATGTATATGCGGCCCATTGTGTTATAGACAAAGACGAGGTGATAGACCGGCTGGAAAACGAGATAGACCATCAGTGTCTGAAGCTCCTGGCCCTTCAGCAGCCCATGGCCATAGACCTGCGATTTATAACTACGGCCATGCGCATTAATATTGATCTGGAGCGTATGGGCGACCAGGCCGTTAATATCGCCGAACGTGTTGTCCTCATGGCCGAAGAGCCTTTTATGATTAAACCCCTGGGGTTGAACAGGATGGCCGGCAATTGCCAGGAGATGTTGCGGGAGGCCATAGACTCCTTTGTTAATCAAGATACCCGTATCGCTGCGTCTGTTTGCGCGCGGGATGACGTTATAGATAACCTTTACTTAAAGGTGGTCTGCGACATACTGGAACACATGATGAATGACCCATCGACTATTAGTCAAGGGGTTCACCTCCTCATCGTTGCCCTTAATCTGGAGCGCATAGCCGATCTGGCTACCAATATTGCCGAGGATGTCATTTTCATGGTCGAAGGCCGGGTCATAAGACATGTCGGCGAGCCGGGGAAGGAGGGAGTGAAAAAGGCTGAAAGCTGA